Proteins from a genomic interval of Clostridium cochlearium:
- the aroC gene encoding chorismate synthase encodes MLRFLDAGESHGKAMVAIIDGIPSNFKIDIDFIDNELKRRQKGYGRGDRMKIEEDKVQFLSGVRGNTTTGNPITMVIYNNDAPNWKKILSKEAKRDEKITIPRPGHGDLVGYFKYGTGDIRDSIERTSARETSIRTAVGALCKQMLKSIGIEVRSKVHSIGNLFDEKVDLFDPCKYKKIDNSILRCYNEEVEKSFIKKIDICREQGETIGGTVFLSIKGVPIGLGSYSQWDRKLDAILSYAIMSLQGVKAIEFGNGMDLNLRGSTFNDEIIYEKGKIKRVTNNCGGIEAGVSNGENIDIKVYIKPIPSVRKDIRTVNLRNRKETTTRYERSDVSAVVPASIILENIVAFEILKEILNKFPSDEYYELKRSISNYRGTVYLR; translated from the coding sequence ACTTTAAAATTGATATAGATTTTATAGATAATGAATTAAAAAGAAGGCAAAAGGGCTATGGTAGAGGAGACAGAATGAAAATAGAAGAAGATAAAGTACAATTTTTATCAGGGGTAAGGGGAAATACCACAACAGGAAATCCAATTACTATGGTTATATATAATAATGATGCCCCTAATTGGAAAAAAATATTATCAAAGGAAGCAAAAAGAGATGAAAAAATAACCATACCTAGACCAGGGCATGGAGATTTAGTAGGATATTTTAAATATGGTACAGGTGATATTAGAGATAGTATAGAAAGAACCTCAGCAAGGGAAACTAGTATAAGAACGGCAGTGGGGGCACTCTGTAAACAAATGCTTAAAAGTATTGGTATAGAAGTAAGAAGTAAGGTTCACAGTATAGGAAATCTTTTCGATGAAAAGGTTGATTTATTTGATCCTTGTAAATATAAAAAAATAGATAACAGCATACTTAGATGCTATAATGAAGAAGTAGAAAAATCTTTTATTAAGAAAATAGATATTTGTAGAGAACAGGGAGAAACTATAGGAGGAACAGTATTTTTATCTATAAAGGGTGTTCCTATAGGACTTGGAAGCTATTCTCAATGGGATAGAAAATTAGATGCTATACTTAGTTATGCTATTATGTCACTTCAAGGAGTTAAGGCTATAGAATTTGGAAATGGTATGGATTTAAATTTAAGAGGAAGTACTTTTAATGATGAAATTATATATGAAAAAGGAAAGATTAAAAGAGTTACAAATAATTGTGGAGGTATAGAAGCTGGAGTTTCAAATGGAGAAAATATAGATATAAAAGTATATATAAAACCCATACCGTCTGTAAGAAAAGATATTAGGACTGTAAATTTAAGAAATAGAAAAGAAACTACAACAAGATATGAGAGATCAGATGTATCTGCTGTTGTACCAGCATCTATTATTTTAGAAAATATAGTTGCTTTTGAAATACTAAAGGAAATATTAAATAAGTTTCCTTCAGATGAATACTATGAATTAAAGAGAAGTATATCAAATTATAGAGGAACTGTATACTTAAGATAG